The following proteins are encoded in a genomic region of Clarias gariepinus isolate MV-2021 ecotype Netherlands chromosome 12, CGAR_prim_01v2, whole genome shotgun sequence:
- the msrb3 gene encoding methionine-R-sulfoxide reductase B3 isoform X1, whose translation MAYHLLRTLAPVATLQYSRSIMNIERLLNLSSHVSLGTSRAKKTWPQSFSQEELRKRLTPMQYHITQEKGTESAFRGEYTDHKEEGTYRCVVCGTPLFASDKKFDSGSGWPSFFDLINEESVSVTDDFSYGMHRVETSCSQCGAHLGHLFDDGPRPTGKRYCINSASLTFQPKNVAPEGAEPSATTGQSSTSSKTEL comes from the exons ATGGCGTACCATCTTCTCCGCACTTTGGCCCCAGTGGCCACTCTCCAGTACTCAAGGTCTATTATGAACATTGAGCGACTACTAAATCTCAGCTCACACGTTTCACTAG GGACAAGCCGTGCCAAGAAGACATGGCCCCAAAGCTTTTCTCAGGAAGAGCTGAGGAAGCGCTTGACCCCTATGCAGTACCATATTACTCAGGAAAAGGGCACAGAGAG TGCATTCAGGGGAGAATATACAGACCACAAAGAGGAGGGGACATACAGGTGTGTTGTCTGCGGCACCCCTCTGTTTGC GTCTGATAAGAAATTTGATTCTGGTTCAG GATGGCCATCCTTTTTCGATCTGATCAACGAGGAATCAGTATCGGTGACAGATGACTTCTCTTACGGCATGCACAGAGTGGAGACTAGCTGTAGTCAG TGTGGCGCACACCTTGGACACCTATTTGACGACGGCCCCCGGCCCACTGGGAAGCGCTACTGCATAAACTCTGCCTCTCTCACATTTCAGCCCAAAAATGTTGCTCCTGAAGGGGCAGAACCAAGCGCCACCACAGGCCAATCATCAACATCTAGTAAGACTGAGCTTTGA
- the msrb3 gene encoding methionine-R-sulfoxide reductase B3 isoform X3, whose translation MTWMFTQGTSRAKKTWPQSFSQEELRKRLTPMQYHITQEKGTESAFRGEYTDHKEEGTYRCVVCGTPLFASDKKFDSGSGWPSFFDLINEESVSVTDDFSYGMHRVETSCSQCGAHLGHLFDDGPRPTGKRYCINSASLTFQPKNVAPEGAEPSATTGQSSTSSKTEL comes from the exons ATGACATGGATGTTTACTCAAG GGACAAGCCGTGCCAAGAAGACATGGCCCCAAAGCTTTTCTCAGGAAGAGCTGAGGAAGCGCTTGACCCCTATGCAGTACCATATTACTCAGGAAAAGGGCACAGAGAG TGCATTCAGGGGAGAATATACAGACCACAAAGAGGAGGGGACATACAGGTGTGTTGTCTGCGGCACCCCTCTGTTTGC GTCTGATAAGAAATTTGATTCTGGTTCAG GATGGCCATCCTTTTTCGATCTGATCAACGAGGAATCAGTATCGGTGACAGATGACTTCTCTTACGGCATGCACAGAGTGGAGACTAGCTGTAGTCAG TGTGGCGCACACCTTGGACACCTATTTGACGACGGCCCCCGGCCCACTGGGAAGCGCTACTGCATAAACTCTGCCTCTCTCACATTTCAGCCCAAAAATGTTGCTCCTGAAGGGGCAGAACCAAGCGCCACCACAGGCCAATCATCAACATCTAGTAAGACTGAGCTTTGA
- the msrb3 gene encoding methionine-R-sulfoxide reductase B3 isoform X2, which yields MSGFNLLHLVTKNQPAKLKACGLPSGTSRAKKTWPQSFSQEELRKRLTPMQYHITQEKGTESAFRGEYTDHKEEGTYRCVVCGTPLFASDKKFDSGSGWPSFFDLINEESVSVTDDFSYGMHRVETSCSQCGAHLGHLFDDGPRPTGKRYCINSASLTFQPKNVAPEGAEPSATTGQSSTSSKTEL from the exons ATGTCTGGCTTCAATCTTCTGCATTTGGTGACCAAAAACCAACCTGCTAAACTCAAGGCCTGCGGGCTTCCCTCAG GGACAAGCCGTGCCAAGAAGACATGGCCCCAAAGCTTTTCTCAGGAAGAGCTGAGGAAGCGCTTGACCCCTATGCAGTACCATATTACTCAGGAAAAGGGCACAGAGAG TGCATTCAGGGGAGAATATACAGACCACAAAGAGGAGGGGACATACAGGTGTGTTGTCTGCGGCACCCCTCTGTTTGC GTCTGATAAGAAATTTGATTCTGGTTCAG GATGGCCATCCTTTTTCGATCTGATCAACGAGGAATCAGTATCGGTGACAGATGACTTCTCTTACGGCATGCACAGAGTGGAGACTAGCTGTAGTCAG TGTGGCGCACACCTTGGACACCTATTTGACGACGGCCCCCGGCCCACTGGGAAGCGCTACTGCATAAACTCTGCCTCTCTCACATTTCAGCCCAAAAATGTTGCTCCTGAAGGGGCAGAACCAAGCGCCACCACAGGCCAATCATCAACATCTAGTAAGACTGAGCTTTGA